A portion of the Camelus ferus isolate YT-003-E chromosome 16, BCGSAC_Cfer_1.0, whole genome shotgun sequence genome contains these proteins:
- the RILP gene encoding rab-interacting lysosomal protein isoform X4 has translation MEPRRAAPGAHGWGPRVAAGSGTAAELVYHLAGALGTELKELARRFGPEAAAGLVPLVVQSLELLEKAAVGPAPDSLQVSAQQAELELRRLREENERLRRELRSGPQEERALLRQLKEVTDRQRDELRAHNRDLLQRSQETEALQEQLQRLLLVNAELRHKLAAVQAQLSAARDRESQRELQGEAAKEWSQERGRDQAEGPRCDQRQEPELAANSAGAPATPEDSADTPLQPERPYKVGQCGFSREEVEQILQERNELKANVFLLKEELAYFQRELLTDHRVPELLLEAMKVAVRKQRKKIKAKMLGIPEEAESSFGLWYRGEAEAPEAETSSVAPSKRQGEEEAPQPPHLEPVGSLTDPNS, from the exons ATGGAGCCCAGGAGGGCGGCGCCTGGAGCGCACGGATGGGGGCCTCGGGTGGCGGCAGGGTCGGGGACGGCGGCGGAGCTCGTGTACCATCTAGCGGGAGCTCTCGGCACTGAGTTGAAGGAGCTGGCGCGTCGCTTCGGGCCGGAGGCGGCGGCCGGGCTCGTGCCGCTGGTGGTGCAATCCCTGGAGCTCCTGGAAAAGGCGGCCGTGGGGCCCGCCCCAGACTCG CTGCAGGTGTCGGCGCAGCAGGCCGAACTGGAGCTGCGGCGGCTACGGGAGGAGAACGAGCGCCTCCGCAGAGAGTTGCGCTCTGGGCCACAGG AGGAGCGCGCTTTGCTGCGGCAGCTCAAGGAAGTGACCGACCGCCAGCGGGACGAACTCCGGGCGCACAACCGCGACCTGCTGCAGCGCAGCCAGGAGACGGAGGCG TTGCAGGAGCAGCTGCAGCGCCTCCTGCTGGTGAATGCGGAGTTGCGGCACAAGCTGGCCGCTGTGCAGGCCCAGCTGAGCGCCGCGCGGGACCGTGAGAGCCAGCGGGAGCTGCAGGGCGAAGCCGCCAAGGAGTGGTCTCAAGAACGGGGGCGGGATCAGGCTGAGGGCCCCAGGTGCGATCAGAGGCAGGAGCCCGAGCTGGCAGCCAACAGCGCAGGAGCCCCGGCGACCCCTGAGGACTCT GCGGATACCCCACTGCAGCCAGAGCGCCCCTACAAGGTAGGGCAGTGCGGCTTTAGTCGAGAGGAAGTTGAGCAGATCCTTCAGGAGAGGAATGAGCTCAAAGCGAACGTGTTCCTGCTGAAGGAGGAGTTGGCCTACTTCCAGCG GGAGCTGCTCACAGACCACCGGGTCCCTGAGCTCCTACTGGAAGCTATGAAGGTGGCTGTCAGGAAGCAGCGGAAGAAGATCAAGGCCAAGATGTTAGGGAtcccagaggaagcagagagcag CTTTGGCCTGTGGTATCGGGGTGAAGCAGAGGCCCCTGAAGCAGAGACCAGCAGCGTGGCTCCCAGCAAGCgacagggagaagaggaggccCCACAGCCACCCCACTTGGAGCCTGTGGGCAGCCTAACAGACCCCAACTCCTGA
- the RILP gene encoding rab-interacting lysosomal protein isoform X2, whose translation MEPRRAAPGAHGWGPRVAAGSGTAAELVYHLAGALGTELKELARRFGPEAAAGLVPLVVQSLELLEKAAVGPAPDSLQVSAQQAELELRRLREENERLRRELRSGPQEERALLRQLKEVTDRQRDELRAHNRDLLQRSQETEALQEQLQRLLLVNAELRHKLAAVQAQLSAARDRESQRELQGEAAKEWSQERGRDQAEGPRCDQRQEPELAANSAGAPATPEDSADTPLQPERPYKVGQCGFSREEVEQILQERNELKANVFLLKEELAYFQRELLTDHRVPELLLEAMKVAVRKQRKKIKAKMLGIPEEAESSDDEDGSWLLLSSDKGDHPQPPPPESRIRSFTPCLQPLSSTSLASSLKAPLGFPPALACGIGVKQRPLKQRPAAWLPASDREKRRPHSHPTWSLWAA comes from the exons ATGGAGCCCAGGAGGGCGGCGCCTGGAGCGCACGGATGGGGGCCTCGGGTGGCGGCAGGGTCGGGGACGGCGGCGGAGCTCGTGTACCATCTAGCGGGAGCTCTCGGCACTGAGTTGAAGGAGCTGGCGCGTCGCTTCGGGCCGGAGGCGGCGGCCGGGCTCGTGCCGCTGGTGGTGCAATCCCTGGAGCTCCTGGAAAAGGCGGCCGTGGGGCCCGCCCCAGACTCG CTGCAGGTGTCGGCGCAGCAGGCCGAACTGGAGCTGCGGCGGCTACGGGAGGAGAACGAGCGCCTCCGCAGAGAGTTGCGCTCTGGGCCACAGG AGGAGCGCGCTTTGCTGCGGCAGCTCAAGGAAGTGACCGACCGCCAGCGGGACGAACTCCGGGCGCACAACCGCGACCTGCTGCAGCGCAGCCAGGAGACGGAGGCG TTGCAGGAGCAGCTGCAGCGCCTCCTGCTGGTGAATGCGGAGTTGCGGCACAAGCTGGCCGCTGTGCAGGCCCAGCTGAGCGCCGCGCGGGACCGTGAGAGCCAGCGGGAGCTGCAGGGCGAAGCCGCCAAGGAGTGGTCTCAAGAACGGGGGCGGGATCAGGCTGAGGGCCCCAGGTGCGATCAGAGGCAGGAGCCCGAGCTGGCAGCCAACAGCGCAGGAGCCCCGGCGACCCCTGAGGACTCT GCGGATACCCCACTGCAGCCAGAGCGCCCCTACAAGGTAGGGCAGTGCGGCTTTAGTCGAGAGGAAGTTGAGCAGATCCTTCAGGAGAGGAATGAGCTCAAAGCGAACGTGTTCCTGCTGAAGGAGGAGTTGGCCTACTTCCAGCG GGAGCTGCTCACAGACCACCGGGTCCCTGAGCTCCTACTGGAAGCTATGAAGGTGGCTGTCAGGAAGCAGCGGAAGAAGATCAAGGCCAAGATGTTAGGGAtcccagaggaagcagagagcag tGACGATGAGGATGGCTCATGGCTGCTGCTCTCCAGTGATAAGGGAGACCACCCCCAACCGCCACCTCCTGAGTCCAGAATTCGGAGTTT CACCCCCTGCCTTCAGCCCCTATCCTCGACCTCCCTGGCATCCAGCCTCAAAGCACCTCTTGGCTTTCCCCCAGCTTTGGCCTGTGGTATCGGGGTGAAGCAGAGGCCCCTGAAGCAGAGACCAGCAGCGTGGCTCCCAGCAAGCgacagggagaagaggaggccCCACAGCCACCCCACTTGGAGCCTGTGGGCAGCCTAA
- the RILP gene encoding rab-interacting lysosomal protein isoform X1, giving the protein MEPRRAAPGAHGWGPRVAAGSGTAAELVYHLAGALGTELKELARRFGPEAAAGLVPLVVQSLELLEKAAVGPAPDSLQVSAQQAELELRRLREENERLRRELRSGPQEERALLRQLKEVTDRQRDELRAHNRDLLQRSQETEALQEQLQRLLLVNAELRHKLAAVQAQLSAARDRESQRELQGEAAKEWSQERGRDQAEGPRCDQRQEPELAANSAGAPATPEDSADTPLQPERPYKVGQCGFSREEVEQILQERNELKANVFLLKEELAYFQRELLTDHRVPELLLEAMKVAVRKQRKKIKAKMLGIPEEAESSDDEDGSWLLLSSDKGDHPQPPPPESRIRSLYVRGRGRTNMVEHPLPSAPILDLPGIQPQSTSWLSPSFGLWYRGEAEAPEAETSSVAPSKRQGEEEAPQPPHLEPVGSLTDPNS; this is encoded by the exons ATGGAGCCCAGGAGGGCGGCGCCTGGAGCGCACGGATGGGGGCCTCGGGTGGCGGCAGGGTCGGGGACGGCGGCGGAGCTCGTGTACCATCTAGCGGGAGCTCTCGGCACTGAGTTGAAGGAGCTGGCGCGTCGCTTCGGGCCGGAGGCGGCGGCCGGGCTCGTGCCGCTGGTGGTGCAATCCCTGGAGCTCCTGGAAAAGGCGGCCGTGGGGCCCGCCCCAGACTCG CTGCAGGTGTCGGCGCAGCAGGCCGAACTGGAGCTGCGGCGGCTACGGGAGGAGAACGAGCGCCTCCGCAGAGAGTTGCGCTCTGGGCCACAGG AGGAGCGCGCTTTGCTGCGGCAGCTCAAGGAAGTGACCGACCGCCAGCGGGACGAACTCCGGGCGCACAACCGCGACCTGCTGCAGCGCAGCCAGGAGACGGAGGCG TTGCAGGAGCAGCTGCAGCGCCTCCTGCTGGTGAATGCGGAGTTGCGGCACAAGCTGGCCGCTGTGCAGGCCCAGCTGAGCGCCGCGCGGGACCGTGAGAGCCAGCGGGAGCTGCAGGGCGAAGCCGCCAAGGAGTGGTCTCAAGAACGGGGGCGGGATCAGGCTGAGGGCCCCAGGTGCGATCAGAGGCAGGAGCCCGAGCTGGCAGCCAACAGCGCAGGAGCCCCGGCGACCCCTGAGGACTCT GCGGATACCCCACTGCAGCCAGAGCGCCCCTACAAGGTAGGGCAGTGCGGCTTTAGTCGAGAGGAAGTTGAGCAGATCCTTCAGGAGAGGAATGAGCTCAAAGCGAACGTGTTCCTGCTGAAGGAGGAGTTGGCCTACTTCCAGCG GGAGCTGCTCACAGACCACCGGGTCCCTGAGCTCCTACTGGAAGCTATGAAGGTGGCTGTCAGGAAGCAGCGGAAGAAGATCAAGGCCAAGATGTTAGGGAtcccagaggaagcagagagcag tGACGATGAGGATGGCTCATGGCTGCTGCTCTCCAGTGATAAGGGAGACCACCCCCAACCGCCACCTCCTGAGTCCAGAATTCGGAGTTTGTATGttaggggaagaggaaggacaaATATGGTGGAG CACCCCCTGCCTTCAGCCCCTATCCTCGACCTCCCTGGCATCCAGCCTCAAAGCACCTCTTGGCTTTCCCCCAGCTTTGGCCTGTGGTATCGGGGTGAAGCAGAGGCCCCTGAAGCAGAGACCAGCAGCGTGGCTCCCAGCAAGCgacagggagaagaggaggccCCACAGCCACCCCACTTGGAGCCTGTGGGCAGCCTAACAGACCCCAACTCCTGA
- the RILP gene encoding rab-interacting lysosomal protein isoform X3: MEPRRAAPGAHGWGPRVAAGSGTAAELVYHLAGALGTELKELARRFGPEAAAGLVPLVVQSLELLEKAAVGPAPDSLQVSAQQAELELRRLREENERLRRELRSGPQEERALLRQLKEVTDRQRDELRAHNRDLLQRSQETEALQEQLQRLLLVNAELRHKLAAVQAQLSAARDRESQRELQGEAAKEWSQERGRDQAEGPRCDQRQEPELAANSAGAPATPEDSADTPLQPERPYKVGQCGFSREEVEQILQERNELKANVFLLKEELAYFQRELLTDHRVPELLLEAMKVAVRKQRKKIKAKMLGIPEEAESSDDEDGSWLLLSSDKGDHPQPPPPESRIRSFFGLWYRGEAEAPEAETSSVAPSKRQGEEEAPQPPHLEPVGSLTDPNS; this comes from the exons ATGGAGCCCAGGAGGGCGGCGCCTGGAGCGCACGGATGGGGGCCTCGGGTGGCGGCAGGGTCGGGGACGGCGGCGGAGCTCGTGTACCATCTAGCGGGAGCTCTCGGCACTGAGTTGAAGGAGCTGGCGCGTCGCTTCGGGCCGGAGGCGGCGGCCGGGCTCGTGCCGCTGGTGGTGCAATCCCTGGAGCTCCTGGAAAAGGCGGCCGTGGGGCCCGCCCCAGACTCG CTGCAGGTGTCGGCGCAGCAGGCCGAACTGGAGCTGCGGCGGCTACGGGAGGAGAACGAGCGCCTCCGCAGAGAGTTGCGCTCTGGGCCACAGG AGGAGCGCGCTTTGCTGCGGCAGCTCAAGGAAGTGACCGACCGCCAGCGGGACGAACTCCGGGCGCACAACCGCGACCTGCTGCAGCGCAGCCAGGAGACGGAGGCG TTGCAGGAGCAGCTGCAGCGCCTCCTGCTGGTGAATGCGGAGTTGCGGCACAAGCTGGCCGCTGTGCAGGCCCAGCTGAGCGCCGCGCGGGACCGTGAGAGCCAGCGGGAGCTGCAGGGCGAAGCCGCCAAGGAGTGGTCTCAAGAACGGGGGCGGGATCAGGCTGAGGGCCCCAGGTGCGATCAGAGGCAGGAGCCCGAGCTGGCAGCCAACAGCGCAGGAGCCCCGGCGACCCCTGAGGACTCT GCGGATACCCCACTGCAGCCAGAGCGCCCCTACAAGGTAGGGCAGTGCGGCTTTAGTCGAGAGGAAGTTGAGCAGATCCTTCAGGAGAGGAATGAGCTCAAAGCGAACGTGTTCCTGCTGAAGGAGGAGTTGGCCTACTTCCAGCG GGAGCTGCTCACAGACCACCGGGTCCCTGAGCTCCTACTGGAAGCTATGAAGGTGGCTGTCAGGAAGCAGCGGAAGAAGATCAAGGCCAAGATGTTAGGGAtcccagaggaagcagagagcag tGACGATGAGGATGGCTCATGGCTGCTGCTCTCCAGTGATAAGGGAGACCACCCCCAACCGCCACCTCCTGAGTCCAGAATTCGGAGTTT CTTTGGCCTGTGGTATCGGGGTGAAGCAGAGGCCCCTGAAGCAGAGACCAGCAGCGTGGCTCCCAGCAAGCgacagggagaagaggaggccCCACAGCCACCCCACTTGGAGCCTGTGGGCAGCCTAACAGACCCCAACTCCTGA
- the SCARF1 gene encoding scavenger receptor class F member 1 isoform X1 — MGIRLLFPLLLLWTRGTQESELDPRGQHVCMAGSPSVELQCCPGWRQKDRECTIPICEGLDACREDEVCVKPGLCRCKPGFFGAQCNSRCPGQYWGPDCRESCSCHPHGQCEPATGVCHCQPDRWGARCEFACACAPHGRCNPETGACSCEPGWWSSTCRRPCQCNPAGARCDPATGSCLCEPGWWGRRCSFRCSCHGSPCAQESGRCACRPGWWGPECRQPCQCVRGRCSAASGQCACPPGFRGARCELPCTPGRYGPQCRDSCGHCKQNEPCSADTGSCESCEPGWNGTQCHQPCPPGTFGDNCRQQCPHCRLGEACQPDTGQCQRCDPGWLGPRCEDPCPIGTFGEGCGSTCLPCAQGACDAVTGECVCNAGYWGPSCNTSCPSGFHGNNCSVPCECPEGTCHPVSGACQLGSHSQDAALIAGILVPLLLLLLAIACCACCCWAARLDPKDRPAGDGTALSRMKLQVWGALTSSLGSALPCSSLSSHKLPWVTVSHHDPEIPFNHSFIEPPSAGWASDDSFSSDPESGEEDEGPAYCVPPHEGMVPVAQAESPEASLAGGPFPPPEDASTPFAIPRTSSLARAKRPSVSFAEGTKFAPQSRRSSGELSSPLRKPKRLSRGTQPGPESQEAEEPMSPEQTETDGAPPGAASPRDSAIGRRRLLLAGRTVAERVEAIEGSVQEGSGSVTTIYMLAGTPQGSEGPVQSVLRRFGSFQKGQAEPRVKSAIPKPPRRALSRNKGSPGLAPGSASLSPSSAPKEELPGTLESAGTRPEEVARGLGDGTKSSGRGKELAPGDGPLEQDPQKLTGEEGQEEPQYENVVPISGPPDPRGP, encoded by the exons ATGGGGATCAGGCTGCTGTTCCCTCTACTGCTGCTCTGGACTCGGGGGACCCAGGAGTCTGAGCTGGACCCCAGAGGGCAGCACGTCTGCATGGCTGGCAG CCCCTCTGTTGAGCTCCAGTGCTGCCCAGGGTGGAGGCAGAAAGATCGCGAATGCACCATCC CTATTTGCGAGGGGCTGGACGCCTGTCGGGAAGACGAGGTATGTGTGAAACCAGGCCTCTGTCGATGCAAACCTGGATTCTTCGGGGCCCAGTGCAACTCCC GCTGCCCGGGCCAGTACTGGGGCCCCGACTGCCGCGAGAGCTGCTCCTGCCACCCGCATGGCCAGTGCGAGCCGGCCACAGGCGTGTGCCACTGCCAACCCGACCGCTGGGGCGCCCGCTGCGAGTTCGCGTGCGCCTGCGCCCCCCACGGACGTTGCAACCCCGAGACCGGCGCGTGCAGCTGCGAGCCCGGCTGGTGGTCGTCCACGTGCCGCCGCCCGTGCCAGTGCAACCCAGCGGGGGCGCGCTGCGATCCGGCCACCGGCTCCTGCCTGTGCGAGCCGGGCTGGTGGGGCCGCCGCTGCAGCTTCCGCTGCTCGTGCCACGGCTCACCGTGCGCGCAGGAGTCGGGCCGCTGCGCCTGCCGGCCGGGCTGGTGGGGCCCCGAGTGCCGGCAGCCGTGCCAGTGCGTGCGCGGCCGCTGCAGCGCCGCCTCCGGCCAGTGCGCCTGCCCGCCCGGCTTCCGCGGCGCGCGCTGCGAGCTGCCCTGCACCCCGGGCCGCTACGGGCCGCAGTGCCGCGACAG CTGTGGCCACTGCAAGCAGAATGAGCCATGCTCTGCAGACACAGGCAGCTGTGAGTCCTGCGAGCCAGGCTGGAATGGGACCCAGtgccaccagccctgccctcctggcaccTTTGGCGATAACTGCAGGCAGCAGTGCCCCCACTGCCGGCTTGGGGAGGCCTGTCAGCCAGACACTGGGCAGTGTCAGCGCTGTGACCCTGGCTGGCTGGGGCCCAG GTGTGAAGACCCCTGCCCGATTGGCACCTTTGGGGAAGGCTGTGGCTCTAcctgcctgccctgtgcccagggGGCCTGTGATGCTGTGACTGGGGAGTGTGTCTGCAATGCTGGCTACTGGGGACCCAG CTGCAACACTTCGTGCCCATCTGGCTTCCATGGAAACAACTGCTCTGTTCCCTGCGAATGCCCCGAGGGAACCTGCCACCCGGTCTCTGGGGCCTGCCAGCTGG GATCTCACAGCCAGGATGCCGCCCTCATCGCGGGCATCCTCGtgcctctgctgctgctcctcctggcCATCGCCTGCTgtgcctgctgctgctgggctgcCCGGTTGGACCCCAAGGACAG GCCAGCAGGAGATGGAACTGCTCTGTCCAGGATGAAGCTGCAGGTCTGGGGGGCACTGacctccagcctgggctctgcgCTGCCCTGCAGTTCCCTCAGCAGCCACAAGCTTCCCTGGGTGACAG TCTCGCACCACGACCCGGAGATCCCCTTCAACCACAGCTTCATCGAGCCGCCCTCTGCCGGCTGGGCCTCGGATGACTCTTTCTCTTCTGATCCCGAGTCTGGAGAAGAGGATGAGGGTCCTGCCTACTGCGTGCCACCCCATGAAG GGATGGTCCCTGTAGCCCAAGCAGAGTCACCCGAGGCCAGCCTGGCCGgaggccccttccctcctcctgaggACGCCTCCACACCATTCGCCATCCCGCGCACATCCAGCCTAGCACGGGCCAAACGGCCCTCGGTCTCCTTTGCTGAAGGTACCAAGTTTGCACCACAGAGTCGCCGAAGCTCAGGGGAGCTCTCCAGCCCGCTCCGAAAGCCCAAGAGGCTCTCCCGGGGGACCCAGCCAGGTCCTGAAAGTCAGGAGGCTGAGGAGCCCATGAGCCCAGAGCAAACGGAAACAGACGGCGCCCCTCCTGGTGCTGCCAGCCCCAGGGATTCAGCCATTGGCCGCCGCCGGCTCCTGCTTGCTGGCCGGACAGTGGCTGAGCGTGTGGAAGCCATCGAGGGCAGTGTCCAGGAGGGCTCAGGCTCTGTGACCACGATCTACATGCTGGCAGGGACACCACAGGGATCTGAGGGCCCCGTCCAGTCTGTCCTCCGCCGTTTTGGTAGCTTCCAGAAaggccaggcagagcccagggtcaAGAGTGCCATCCCTAAGCCTCCACGCAGGGCCCTGAGTCGGAACAAGGGCAGCCCCGGGCTGGCCCCTGGCTCTGCCAGTCTgagccccagctcagccccgaAAGAGGAGCTGCCTGGGACCTTAGAGTCTGCAGGGACCAGGCCAGAGGAAGTGGCCAGGGGGTTGGGGGATGGCACCAAGAGCTCAGGGAGGGGCAAGGAGCTGGCCCCTGGGGATGGTCCCCTGGAACAGGATCCCCAGAAGCTGACTGGcgaggaagggcaggaggagcCCCAGTATGAGAATGTTGTACCCATCTCTGGGCCACCAGACCCCAGAGGACCTTGA
- the SCARF1 gene encoding scavenger receptor class F member 1 isoform X2, whose protein sequence is MGIRLLFPLLLLWTRGTQESELDPRGQHVCMAGSPSVELQCCPGWRQKDRECTIPICEGLDACREDEVCVKPGLCRCKPGFFGAQCNSRCPGQYWGPDCRESCSCHPHGQCEPATGVCHCQPDRWGARCEFACACAPHGRCNPETGACSCEPGWWSSTCRRPCQCNPAGARCDPATGSCLCEPGWWGRRCSFRCSCHGSPCAQESGRCACRPGWWGPECRQPCQCVRGRCSAASGQCACPPGFRGARCELPCTPGRYGPQCRDSCGHCKQNEPCSADTGSCESCEPGWNGTQCHQPCPPGTFGDNCRQQCPHCRLGEACQPDTGQCQRCDPGWLGPRCEDPCPIGTFGEGCGSTCLPCAQGACDAVTGECVCNAGYWGPSCNTSCPSGFHGNNCSVPCECPEGTCHPVSGACQLGSHSQDAALIAGILVPLLLLLLAIACCACCCWAARLDPKDRPAGDGTALSRMKLQVWGALTSSLGSALPCSSLSSHKLPWVTASSSRPLPAGPRMTLSLLIPSLEKRMRVLPTACHPMKGWSL, encoded by the exons ATGGGGATCAGGCTGCTGTTCCCTCTACTGCTGCTCTGGACTCGGGGGACCCAGGAGTCTGAGCTGGACCCCAGAGGGCAGCACGTCTGCATGGCTGGCAG CCCCTCTGTTGAGCTCCAGTGCTGCCCAGGGTGGAGGCAGAAAGATCGCGAATGCACCATCC CTATTTGCGAGGGGCTGGACGCCTGTCGGGAAGACGAGGTATGTGTGAAACCAGGCCTCTGTCGATGCAAACCTGGATTCTTCGGGGCCCAGTGCAACTCCC GCTGCCCGGGCCAGTACTGGGGCCCCGACTGCCGCGAGAGCTGCTCCTGCCACCCGCATGGCCAGTGCGAGCCGGCCACAGGCGTGTGCCACTGCCAACCCGACCGCTGGGGCGCCCGCTGCGAGTTCGCGTGCGCCTGCGCCCCCCACGGACGTTGCAACCCCGAGACCGGCGCGTGCAGCTGCGAGCCCGGCTGGTGGTCGTCCACGTGCCGCCGCCCGTGCCAGTGCAACCCAGCGGGGGCGCGCTGCGATCCGGCCACCGGCTCCTGCCTGTGCGAGCCGGGCTGGTGGGGCCGCCGCTGCAGCTTCCGCTGCTCGTGCCACGGCTCACCGTGCGCGCAGGAGTCGGGCCGCTGCGCCTGCCGGCCGGGCTGGTGGGGCCCCGAGTGCCGGCAGCCGTGCCAGTGCGTGCGCGGCCGCTGCAGCGCCGCCTCCGGCCAGTGCGCCTGCCCGCCCGGCTTCCGCGGCGCGCGCTGCGAGCTGCCCTGCACCCCGGGCCGCTACGGGCCGCAGTGCCGCGACAG CTGTGGCCACTGCAAGCAGAATGAGCCATGCTCTGCAGACACAGGCAGCTGTGAGTCCTGCGAGCCAGGCTGGAATGGGACCCAGtgccaccagccctgccctcctggcaccTTTGGCGATAACTGCAGGCAGCAGTGCCCCCACTGCCGGCTTGGGGAGGCCTGTCAGCCAGACACTGGGCAGTGTCAGCGCTGTGACCCTGGCTGGCTGGGGCCCAG GTGTGAAGACCCCTGCCCGATTGGCACCTTTGGGGAAGGCTGTGGCTCTAcctgcctgccctgtgcccagggGGCCTGTGATGCTGTGACTGGGGAGTGTGTCTGCAATGCTGGCTACTGGGGACCCAG CTGCAACACTTCGTGCCCATCTGGCTTCCATGGAAACAACTGCTCTGTTCCCTGCGAATGCCCCGAGGGAACCTGCCACCCGGTCTCTGGGGCCTGCCAGCTGG GATCTCACAGCCAGGATGCCGCCCTCATCGCGGGCATCCTCGtgcctctgctgctgctcctcctggcCATCGCCTGCTgtgcctgctgctgctgggctgcCCGGTTGGACCCCAAGGACAG GCCAGCAGGAGATGGAACTGCTCTGTCCAGGATGAAGCTGCAGGTCTGGGGGGCACTGacctccagcctgggctctgcgCTGCCCTGCAGTTCCCTCAGCAGCCACAAGCTTCCCTGGGTGACAG CTTCATCGAGCCGCCCTCTGCCGGCTGGGCCTCGGATGACTCTTTCTCTTCTGATCCCGAGTCTGGAGAAGAGGATGAGGGTCCTGCCTACTGCGTGCCACCCCATGAAG GGATGGTCCCTGTAG